In Flavobacterium piscisymbiosum, the sequence ATGATTGAAGTAGTAAACGGAAAACATTAAAACCTAAAGTATCATGTTAAAAAACATTTTAAGCCTTGAAGGCGCAGAAGAATTAAGTGAAAATGAACAAAAAATGATAGCTGGTGGTAATGCTCCGGTTTGCAACGAAGGTTCTTTCGCAAAGAGATGTAACGAATTTGGAACTGTACCTTATTACTGGGATTGTGTGCCTAACGGAACAAAATCTTGCTAATTAGAGCATAGTTAAATAGAATAAAGCTCACTTTAGTTATTAACAGAAACAAAAAACAGAGTTATGCTAAAAAATATTTTAAACCTTGAAGGAGCTCAGCAAATAAGTGCAAATGAGCAAAAAACGATACAAGGAGGACAGCCAATTAATCCGTCTACTTGTCGTTGCTTCTGCAGTACTGGAAGTGCATCTTGTTTTACTTATTGTCCAGACGGATCAATTCCGGGATTAAGTGAAGGAAGCACAGGTAATTGTAAATTTCCATTTGAATAAGTTTTTGAATTGGATAAAAATAAGCTCTTATTAAAAACTCAAACAAAAAACGTCATGTTAAAAAACATATTAAACTTACAAGGAGCTGAAGCATTAAGCATCAGTGAGCAAAAAAATATCAGTGGAGGAAGTATTCCGCCAGATGGTGAGTGTGGAGAATTTGTTGTGTTTTACGCATCACAGGAACAATGTTTAGCCTATCCGCGCAACTTAAGGCCAGTGTATATAGGATCAAACCAATGTTCGATATTGATGGCTCCGTGTTAATAGTTCACTGACAATTTAGAATAAAATATAATTTGAATTTCAACAGCAATATCTGATAATGTTAAAGAAAATTTTGAATTTAGAAAGTGCCCAGCACATAAGTAAGACTGAACAAAAAACAATAAAAGGAGGAATTCCTGAATGTTGGGTTCATGCAATCGAAGCTGGATGCGTTTTAATACCCGTAGGCGGCACCTGCCCTGTAAATACATCAGCAGGTATATGTGAAACAAGTCGCCTTTGTTGTTAGATAGTTTTTGATTTTAGAATAAATGTAAAATATAGCCTTTTTTAAAATTTAGTCATGTTTTTTTTAATTTGTAAGGCGCTCGATCGTGGAACATTGAGCAAATATCCCAGTATTGATGATTGGTATTGGGATTCTCAGGAAAATTGGTCACTGAATTGGTTTTATTTGGTTAGGGCTAATCAGTGCCAGCTCCTAGAGAAATTATATTTCTAATAAATTATTGGTTTATAAATACCCTAACAGAGAAGACTAATATCTTCTCTGTTTTTTTTCATAGCATAAATAATAATAAAATATTATGATAGTTTTTTAGCAGACAGAGTCTTCAACTGTCTTAAAATGATTGGAGTACTAACAAATCAAAAAAACAAATTATGAAAAAATTGAAAGATTTAATTGGGGTTGAAGTTTTAAGTACTGCTGAAAAGAAAAACATTAAGGGCGGAGGGCCTGGAATTGAAGCTTGTTATTGTCCTGATGGCACTTTTGCCGGTATTATACATCCGGGTGAAGGAGAGGTTTGCTCATCAGTTATTGAGGAGAGCTGTTTATTAGATCATTAATTTTTTTTTTAGTTTTAAATAAGGAAGAGCCGCCTCATATTTTTATTTTGGCGGTTTCTTTTATATAGATCTTAATGGTGCTTTGAATTATAGGGAATCATTAAAATAAAATTACCAGAGATTAAATAGAAATAAAATGTAATTGTTTTAAAATGTGTGGTTTAAAATGTTTAGAGAAAGAGAGAGTAATTAATTTAATAGTAAATATCATATTTTTGTTAAATAAAGAAATTTAATCTTAAATTGCTCTGAAATAAATGAATATAAGTTGAAAAAATTCACCAATTATAAGCAGGCTGATTTTAAGGATTGCGGACCAACATGTTTAAAAATAGTAGCTAAACATTACGGAAAAACAATCAACATTCAGGAGTTGAGGAACATTAGCGAAACAACTCGTGAAGGTAGTAATTTGCTTTTTTTAAGCGATGCCGCAGAGAAAATTGGTTTTAGAACTTTAGGTGTAAAATTAAATCTTGAAAGATTACATGAGGCGCCCTTGCCTTGTATTTTACATTGGAATAAAAACCATTATGTAGTACTTTATAAAATCAAAAGGGGAACTTATTATATCTCAGATCCGGCTTTTGGTTTAATCGAATATAATAAACAGGATTTTATTAAATTCTGGATAGGCAACAATGCAGACGAATCTACTCAGGAAGGTGTTGCTTTATTGATGGAGGCTGCACCAAAGTTTTTTCAGTCTGAATTTGATAAGGAAGAAAATAAAGGTTTAGGTTTTGCATTATTGTCGCAATACGTTTTGCGGTACAAATCATTTTTAATACAACTTAGTATAGGGTTATTGGCCAGCAGTTTGCTGCAATTGATTTTTCCGTTTTTAACCCAAAGTATTGTCGATGTAGGAATACAAAATCAGAATATTCACTTTATTTATTTAATTCTTTTTGCGCAATTATTTCTATTTGCCGGAAAGACAGGTTTGGAACTTATCAGGAGTTGGATATTATTGCATCTTTCTACCCGAATCAATATTTCGCTTATTTCAGATTTCTTTATTAAATTAATGAATCTGCCCATTTCGTTCTTTGATGTTCGAATGACAGGAGATATTATGCAGCGTATTAATGATCACCGCAGAATCGAAAAAATTCTGACCACGTCATCCTTAAATGTATTGTTTTCTGTTATTAATATGTTTGTTTTGGGAGGTGTATTAGCTTATTTTAATCTTCAGATATTCTTTGTGTTTTTTGTTGGAAGTATTCTCTACTTTGGATGGATTACTTTATTCTTAAAACGAAGAGAAGTTCTCGATTACAAACGTTTTGCAGAGGTCTCAAACGAGCAAAACAAAGTGATGGAACTTATTAACGGTATGCAGGAAATTAAACTGCACAATGCCGAAAAACAAAAACGGTGGGGTTGGGAGTATATTCAGGCCAGGCTTTTCAGGGTTTCGATAAAAGGATTGGTTTTAGAGCAAACTCAAACAATAGGTTCTTCTGTCATTAATGAGCTAAAAAATATTTTCATCATATTTCTTTCTGCTAAATTAGTAATTGACGGTTCTATAACGTTGGGGATGATGTTGGCGATAAGTTCGATCGTAGGAAGTTTAAACGGACCAATAACACAGCTTATAGAATTTGTGAGAGAACTTCAGGATGCTAAAATTTCGTTGGCAAGATTGTCTGAAATTCACGAGAAAGAAGATGAAACGCAACAAGAAGTTCATCAGACAAGTGATGTTCCTTTTGATTCTGATATCGAGATAAAGAATCTTTCGTACCGTTATCTGGGATCCGATATTCCTGTTTTAGATGATTTAACACTAAAGATTCCGGCCAATAAAGTAACGGCAATAGTAGGCGTTAGCGGAAGCGGAAAAACAACATTGATGAAACTGCTTCTGAAATTTTATGAACCTGAAAAAGGAGAAATTACAATTGGCAATACACAGTTTAAAAATATTTCGCAAAAAGCATGGCGATCCAATATTGGCGCAGTGATGCAGGAAGGTTTTATTTTTAGTGATACTATTGCTAATAATATTGCTTTTGGCGTAGATAAAGTCGATAAAGAGCGCTTGGTTTATGCAGCAGATGTGGCTAACATAAAAGAATATATTAGCGGATTGCCTCTTGGTTATAATACTAAAATTGGAGCCGAAGGAACCGGAATGAGTACAGGACAAAAACAGCGTATGCAAATAGCAAGGGCAGTTTATAAAAATCCCGAAATATTGTTTTTTGATGAAGCAACATCAGCATTAGATGCTAATAATGAAAAAGAAATTATGCGTAAACTGGATATCTTTTTTAAAGATAAAACCGTAGTGGTTATTGCGCATCGATTAAGTACAGTGATGAATGCTGATCAAATCGTGGTTTTGGATAAAGGAAAAATTATAGAGATTGGCAATCATTCTGCTTTGGTAGAACAAAAAGGGAATTATTTTGAACTGGTTAAAAATCAATTACAATTAGGAAATTAATCATGGCTGAAGATACTACATTCGAATTAAGAAGTGAGGAAGTTCAGGACATCCTTACCAGAGTGCCCCACTGGATGATACGTTGGGGAACAGTTTTGATATTTGTAATTATTTTTATGTTGTTTTTTGTATCCTGGTTTATCAAATATCCGGACGTTGTAAATACCGAAATTGTCATTACAACCAATATTCCGCCAGAAAAAATAGTGTCGAAATCTTCCGGACGTATCGAAGCTATTTTGGTTAAAAACAAATCGATAGTTTCAAAAAACAGCACGCTTGCCATTATCGAAAACACAGCCAATTACAAAGATGTTTTTTTATTGAAAAAAATAGTGGATGAGTATAATATCAACAATCCTCAAAAAGCTTTTCCTTTTGCTTTGCTAAAAAATGCACAATTAGGAGAAATCGAAAGTGCTTTTGCTGTTTTTCAAAAAGATTATCAGGCCGAAGAATTAAATAAAGATTTGCAGCCTTTTCAGGTCGAAAACAGAGCGCAGGTTTCAGAGAAAGTTCAGATCAAGGAAAGATTAGAAATTTTGCAACAGCAAAAGGTCATTAACGAAAGTGAATTACAGCTTCAAAAAAATGAAATCGCCCGTTTTGAAACTTTATTCAATAAAGGGATTATTTCGGCACAGGAAATGGAAGCCAAGAAGCTGGGTTATCTTCAGGCGCAAAAGAGTTATAAAAGCCTTTTAACGTCGATTTCTCAATTGAAGTCCTCTTTGATTGATAATTCAAAATTAAGTCAGAATTCGCAGATAAGCGGCACCAAAGAAGAGGTTACATTAGGAAGAAACATGGCGCAATCATTTTATCAGCTTAAAAAAGTAATAAAAGATTGGGAATTGGCTTATGCCTTAAAATCATCGGTTAGCGGAGTGGTTACTTTTTTGCAGGTTTGGACAGAAAATCAAACCATAAATGTTGGTGATAATGTGTTCTCGATTATTCCGGATACCAGAAATGGTTTTGTTGGTAAAGTAAAAGCGCCGGCTCTAAATTCAGGAAAAGTAAAAATTGGCCAGGTTGTGAATATTAGATTGGCGAATTTTCCTGATCGTGAATTTGGTGTGCTAAAAGGTAAAATTCAGAATATTTCTCTTGTTCCGGATAAAGACGGTAATATATTAATGGATGTTGCTCTTCCTAACGGATTGCAAACTTCTTATAAAAAGCAAATTGTTTTTCAGCAGGAAATGAAAGGAAGTGCTGAAATTGTAACCGAAGATCTGCGACTAATTGAGAGAATTCTGTATCAGTTTAAGAGTATTTTCGAACAGGTTTAAAACTTCAGGTAAAACTCTTTCGTCAATTCGATATATTCCGGAGTATAAACATGTCTGTCGATTTCGATTGTTAATTCATCGATTTCGATTTCGGCAGTTTCATTTCGGCTAAAAGCTAATAAACTTCTTTTAGTTGCAGCTGTTGGAGTTCCTTTTACGCGGGTAATTTTTATTGGATATAATTGTGATTCTTTGGCTAAAGCGATAAATTTTGCTTCTTCTTTAAAAGGAAGAATTATAGCAAATATTCCATTTTCTGAAAGTAATAAATCGGCAGCTTCAACAAGTTCTTCAAAAGGCATGGCATCCTGAAAGCGTGCTAAATCGCGTTGTTCATTTTCGGTTTTAAAATCTTCGGCATAAAAAGGAGGATTTGAAACAATCAGATCATATTCGTCTTCCGGTTCTTCGATAAATTCATCTAAACCAGCATGAAAACAAAACAAGCGATCACCCCACGGAGAATTTTCAAAATTATCAACCGCTTGTTCGTAAGCATCTTCATCAATTTCTAAGGCATCAATTTGTTCCGCATGAGTTCGCTGAGCAAGCATCAAAGCAATAACTCCGGTTCCTGCGCCAATATCTAATACACTAAACGGATTATGATGTACTGGAGCCCAAGAGCCCAATAAAACGCCGTCTGTGCCGACTTTCATGGCAGTTTTATCTTGTTGAATAGAGAATTGCTTGAATGTAAACATAAAAATTAAATTCCAATTTTTTTAAATTCCAAATTCCAACCAAAAAAAGGAAATTCCAATTTTTTAAAATTCAAAATTCCAAACTGATTAGTGAAATTCAATTCTTTTAAATTTCAAATTATAATTGGAAAAGTAAATCTTTGTGGTTGATTTGTTTTGCAAAAATAAGACTAAAATCTGTATTAATTATTTAGAAGTTTTAGTGATTATTGCCGATAGAATCTTTCTTAATTCTTCGACTTCGAATAATAAAGAATCTGAAAGTATTTTTTGATCAGGATTTAAACTTTTAAAAAATGGCTTCTTTCAAAAAAAACTACAAATACTATAAATATATATGATAATTTGTATTCCTAAATTATTTTAACGCAGAGAGCGCAAAGGTTTTTCGCAGAGTTAACTAAGATTTAAGTTGTGTTTACACAATCTAAGTCCGCAAAGCTTTGTGAACTTTGTGTATTTATTAAACTTAGTATATTTAAAAAACTTTGTGTTCTCTGTGGTATTTTTTTGCAGATTTCTATAATGACCCGATTTTTATCGAAGCTAATTAGAAATTAAAAAATTTAGAATTTCTTAATTAAAGATACATCTCCACCAATCCTTCTGGCAAGTTCATGATAACTTTTTTATTCTCACGATCAATTTTTACAAGGAAATGATCGATCATCGGAATCAGCATTTCTACTTCGCCATTTAAAACTTCAAAAAGAGGTTGGGCTGTAGAATCGTTTACGGCAACAATTTTTCCAAAAACGCCTAAACGCTGATCCTCAATTTCGAAACCGATAACTTCATGGAAATAAAATTTGTTACCACTAAGTTTTGGTAACATATTTAAAGGAAGATAAATGGCATTGCCCATAATGGCATCTGCATCTTCTTCGGTATTCATATCTTCAAAACGAATTCTAAGAAAGTCGTTTTTGTGCAATGAACTTTTTTCAATAAAAAAAGGAACCAGGTGTTTATTGCATTCAATAAACACTGATTCCAGATTTTCGTATAACTCAGGTTCGTCCGTGTCTAAATAAGCCAGAACTTCACCTTTGAAACTAAATTTTTTAGCGATTTTACCTAAATAAAAACAATCTTCTTTACGCATTCTCGCTAAATATAATTATGCTTCAGTTGTTTCGTTATTTTCTTCAGCAGCAGGAGCTTCTTCAGTAGATGCTTCTACTTCAGCAACTTCTTCTTCAACTGCAGGAGTTGCAGCAGCGATAGCGTCAGCTTCAGCCTGAGCTGCAGCAGCTAAACGTTTAGCATTAACTTCTTGCTCTGCTTTTAAAGATTTAGCTCTAGCATCAGCTTGCGCTTTTGTTAAACCTTCTTTTTTAGCATCAACTTTTCCAGCTTTAGCATCTAACCAAGCAGATAATTTAGCATCAGCTTGCTCTTGAGTTAAAGCACCTTTACGAATACCTCCATCAAGGTGGTGTTTCAATAAAGCACCTTTGTAAGAAAGAATTGCTCTTGCAGTATCAGTTGGTTGTGCACCATTGTGTAACCATTTTACAGCGCTATCAATGTTTAATTCGATAGTTGCAGGGTTTGTGTTAGGATTGTAAGTACCGATTTTCTCTAAGTATTTACCATCTCTTTTTGAGCGTGCATCTGCAGCTACAACCCAGTAAAAAGGTCTTTGTTTTTTACCGTGTCTTTGTAATCTAATTTTTACTGACATAATCTTATGATTAAATTTTGAGGTACTCGACCTCCGTTAATTAAGGGCGCAAAGATATAATTTTTTTATGAATTATTCGTTCCAAACTTTATTAAATATATTTGCTGCAGATTTTTGCTGTTTTTTGACCTGTTTCAGGGTTTAAATTTTCATTTTTTGGCTCAAATAAGGTACTTTTGCCTCAAATTCATGACCTTATGAAAAAATATATCTACTTGTTTATTAGTGTTTTTGTACTTGCATCGTGTACTGAAGATGTAAAATTTAATACGCCTGCTTTTCAGGGATTGAAAGATAATGTCTTTTGGAGGTCTCAAAACTATACAGCTTATACAACAATAAACGGAGATTTGTTTATCGAAGGAGGTTTGGGAGCTGAGAAAGTAAGCTTGAAACTGCCTTCTCCAATTCCTCAAACTTATATTTTGGGTGTTGATGATATAGCAACGGCTTCCTATTCGAATGTTTTTCCGAGTGAAACACCTCAGTTTACTACAGGAACAAACATGGGGAACGGCCAGGTTGTGATTACAGATTTTGATGTTAAAAACAATACTATTTCGGGAACATTTAAATTTACAGCAGTAAATGGTAGTGCAGGTGATGGAGAAAAACCTGAAATTCATTTTACAGAAGGTGTTTTTTATAAGATACCATATACCCCTAAGGTTAACTTCTAAATTATTAAGTTTTTCATTTGCAATTGTTTGGTTTTATTGATTTCTATTTTTTTAAATCAAAATAAAAACATAAATAAACTAATATATAGTAGATTACAGAAAAATAAGACTACATTTGCTACATTATTATAAATAAGTACATATGAACATTTTTGTTGGAAGCCTTCCATTCAGTATTGAGGAAGCAGATTTAAGAGAGTCTTTCGAGGCTTACGGAGCAGTAGATTCAGTTAAAATCATTACTGATAAATTTACAGGAAGAAGCAAAGGTTTTGGTTTCGTAGAGATGCCAAACGATGCAGAAGCTCAAAAAGCAATTGATGAATTGAATGGAGCTACTGTTCAAGGTCGTGCAATTGTGGTTAATAAATCTGAACCGAAACCAGAAGGCGAAAGAAGAAGCTTCAACAATAACAGTCGTGGTGGAGATTCACGCGGAGGTTATGGTGGAGGAAACAGCCGTGGTGGAAATGACCGTGGTGGTAACAGAGGAGGATATTAATATTTTTTTCTAAATATATAAAAGGGATCAACGTAAGTTGATCCCTTTTTTTATGCGGTAAATTTTGTTTCTGTAGAGATGCACTGCTTTGCATCTAACACAAAGCGAAGACGCATTTCTATAAGCCTCTTCATGAAATAAATTAGCTATAAGTTTCAGGTTTCACGTTCCAACAATAACTTGAACCTTGAAACCTGAAACCTGAAACAAAATTAACTATAAGTTTTCTACAAGCCAGTCTCCAACTTCGCTGGTTTTGTATGCTTTTGATCCTTTTGTTGCTAAATCTTCTGTAACAATTCCTTGCTCTAATGATTTGTTTACAACGGCTCTGATAGCTTCGGCTTCGTCTTTTAGTCCAAAAGCATCTTCGAACATCATGGCTGCAGATAAAATAGTTGCCAGCGGATTTGCAATATTTAATCCAGTTGCCTGAGGGTAAGATCCGTGGATTGGTTCGTATAATGAAGTATGTTCTCCAACAGAAGCAGAAGGCATTAATCCCATTGAACCTGAAATTACAGAAGCTTCATCTGTTAAGATATCTCCAAATAAATTCTCTGTAATCAAAACGTCATAAGAATTTGGCCATTGTACCAAACGCATTGCCACTGCATCAACAAATTCGTAAGAAACAGTAACTTCAGGATACTCTTTTTCCATTGCCTGAACGGTTTCTCTCCATAAACGTGAAGTTTCCAAAACGTTTGCTTTGTCAACGCAACATAATTTTTTGCTACGTGTCATGGCAAGTTCAAAACCTTTTTTGGCCAAACGCTGAACTTCGGCTCTTGTGTAAACACAATTGTCAAAAGCAGTTTCTCCGTCGTCTCTTCTTCCTTTTTCTCCAAAATAAATTCCTCCGGTTAATTCTCTTAAGAAAACCAAGTCAGTTCCTTCGATTCTTTCTCTTTTTAAAGGAGAATTATCAATCAAAGAAGGGAACGTAAAAGTAGGGCGTACGTTAGCAAACAAACCTAATTTTTTACGCATCAATAATAATCCCTGCTCCGGACGAACTGGTGCGCTTGGATCATTATCATATTTTGGGTGGCCAATTGCGCCAAACAAAACAGCATCTGCTTTCATACAAACTTCATGCGTTTCATCAGGATAAGGAACTCCAACAGCATCAATTGCAGCTGCTCCTGTAAGAGCTGGTGTCCATGTTATTTCGTGATTGAATTTTTTTGCAATAGCATCAGATACTTTTACAGCTTCATTAATTACTTCTGGTCCGATTCCGTCACCGGCTAAAAGGGCTATGTTAAATTTCATTTTTTTTTAAGGTTGTAAGGTTCTGAGTTACTAAGGTTCTAAGTTTTTTTTCTTAGTAAGCAGAATTCTAATTTATAATTTTTTTTAAGGTTCTAAGGTTCTGAGTTGCTAAGGTTCTAAGTTTTTTTTCTTTATAATCTTAGTAACTTGATGATAAATTTCTTTTTTTTAAGGTTCTGATTTGTTAAGATTCTAAGTTCAAAGAAAAAAACTTAGAACCTTAGCAACTTAGAACCTTACGGAATCACATTCAACATCTTTTGAGTTGCAATAATCGCTGCAACGGTTTGATCTGAATCTAATCCTCTGGTTTTAAATTCTTTTCCGTTGTTTGTCCAGGTGATGATCGTTTCGCACAAAGCGTCAGAACTACTTCCTGGTGGGATTCTTACTGCGTAATCAATCAATTTTGGAAGCGTTAGTTTTTTGCTTTTGTAAATTTTAGATAAAGCATTCATAAAAGCATCAAACTGACCGTCTCCCTGAGCGCTTTCTTCGATGATTTCGTCATCAATTTTTAAAAGTAAAGTTGTTGACGGACGCATTCCTTTTGAATGCATTAATACGTAAGATTCAATGGTAATTTTATCCTGATAAGTGTGACTGTCCAAAACATCAGAAATAATGTATGGTAAATCTTCTTTGGTAACGGTTTCTTTTTTATCGCCCAATTCGATAATTCTTTGGGTAACCAATTTCAAATCTTCCTGATTTAATTTTAAACCTAATTCCTGAAGATTTTTTTCGATATTGGCTTTACCCGAAGTTTTTCCTAAGGCGTATTTTCTTTTTCTCCCGAAACGTTCCGGAAGTAAATCATTAAAATATAAATTGTTTTTATTATCACCGTCAGCATGGATTCCAGCAGTTTGTGTAAAAACATTGTCACCAACAATTGGCTTGTTGGCAGGAATTCTATATCCTGTAAAGGTTTCTACCAGTTTGCTTACCGTATAAAGAGAAGTTTCTTTGATATTGATGCTAACTTCCGGTAAATAATCATTTATTACGGCAACTGTGCTTTCCAGCGGCGCATTTCCTGCTCGTTCTCCCATTCCGTTTACGGTAACGTGAAGCCCGTTTATGCCGGCTTTTACAGCTTCCATAACGTTCGCAATACTTAAATCGTAATCGTTATGCGCGTGAAAATCAAAATGAATGTTTGGATATTTTGCTCTGATTTTCGAGATAAATTCAAAAGTCAAAGACGGAATTAATACGCCTAAAGTATCAGGAAGTAAAATTCTTTTAACGGGTTGAGTAGATAAAAAGTCCAGAAATTGAAAAACGTATTCCGGTGAATTTCTCATTCCGTTGCTCCAGTCTTCCAGATAAACGTTTGTGTCAATATTATTTTCTTTTGCTAAAGCGATTATCTCGGCAATTTCTGAAAAGTGCTGTTCAGGTGTTTTTTTTAATTGATGTGTCAGGTGATTCATTGAACCTTTGGTCAATAAATTCTGCACTTTGGCACCAGCTTTTTTCAGCCATTCGATCGAAACGCCTCCGTCGACAAACGAAAGTACTTCAATACGATTCGTATATCCTTTTTCGGTTGCCCAGGATGTGATGCCTTTTACGGCTTGAAATTCTCCTTCGCTGACACGAGCCGAAGCAATTTCGATTCTATCAATATTTAATTCCTCCAACAACAATTGTGCAATGGTTAGTTTTTCTGCAGCAGAAAATGATACTCCCGAGGTTTGTTCACCATCGCGAAGCGTCGTATCCATTATTTCAATTTTTCTTTTTTCCATATTGATTTTCTATATTTCTTTAAAAGTGAATTATAGTTATTGTTATATTTTTCCTCTTACTTCGTTTAGCTTCATTGTCATCGAAAGGGCTGAATTTTCTATCCAGTCATTGTATTCTTCAATTGCCTTCAATCGTAATTCGTCTTCTAAATAACCTTCCTCGACCATTTGTCTGGATCCGGCAACTTTGGACCAAATCCCAACTTTCGATTTAAAATCAGCATCTTCCTGAAGGTAAACTTCATCTGAATTTATTTTTTCGATAGAATGAAAACCTGCTTCTTTTAATAACAGAGGTAAATCTTCTCCTATTTTATTGTTCATTCCGGCATCTGCCCGCCATTTCAAAAAAGTTTTATAAAACTCCTGCATGCTTTCCGGTGGCAACGGATTCCAGATTAAATTGGTGTGATCATAATCCAGAATTGATATTTGACCGTTTGGCTTCAATAATGATTTCATTTTTATTAAAGCTTCTTTTGGGTTGCTTAACCATTGCAATGTTCTGGCGGAAATAATTAAGTCGAATTTTATATCCGGGTTGTAATCAAATAAATCAACAGCAATTAATTCTAAATTAGCAACTGATTCATAAGATTCCTGACCGCTTTTTATAAAGTTTTCTGTATTGTCAATGGCAATAACTTTTCCGTTTGGGCCAATATTATTTGCAATGTCTCTTGAAATTGAACCTGTTCCGCAGCCAATATCTAAAACGGTTATTCCGGGTTGTAAAATCTGAGTCAGATTTCTATAATTTTTGGCTAAACTTCTATCGTTGAATATTTTCGTTGCATTTTCGTCTCTTTCAATATGTTTATTGCCTTTCATTTACAATAGGATTATTTAAAACTTATTTTTTGTAGGATTAATTTCTGAAATATTCTTTCGATCGATTTCATTTAGAAAGACCCGACAAGCTTTGAAACCTGTCGGGCCTAATAGACTGAATGAGATTTCTTTTTAGTAAGGAAGTTTATCGGCGAAAGCCACAATATCTTCTTTAATATTTTGTAGATAATCAATGTCATCAAAGCCATTAATCATATTGTTCTTTTTGTATCCGTTAATCGCAAAAGATTCTGATTGACCTGTTGCCAATAAAGTAATGGTTTGGTTTGGCAGGTTGATTTCTAATTGTGTATTAGGATCAGCTTCAATTGCTTTAAAAATGGTATCAGCAAATTCAGGGCTAACCTGAACTGGAAGAACACCAATATTTAAACAGTTTCCTTTGAAGATATCTGCAAAGAAACTAGAAACTACAGCTCTAAAACCATAATCGTAAACTGCCCACGCAGCGTGTTCTCTTGAAGATCCTGAACCGAAGTTTTTTCCTCCAACAAGGATTTTTCCGCTATAAGTTGAATTGTTTAAAACGAAATCAGCTTTTGGAGAATCGTCTCCATTATATCTCCAGTCTCTAAAAAGATTGTCTCCAAAACCTTCACGTTTTGTAGCTTTCAGGAAACGAGCCGGAATAATTTGATCTGTATCTACGTTCTCAATTGGCAGCGGCACTGCACTGCTGGTAAGTATATTAAATTTATCGTATGCCATTTTAATTTTAGATTTTTGGATTTTAGATTTTAGATTTTCTCACTGGGATAAATTCTAAACGCTAAAATGTTTTGTATTAAATAATGTAAATCAATTTTTGTTTGAAAATATTTAGATGAAAGTTTACACAAAGTGAAAATCTAAAATCTAAACTCTTCAATCTAAAATAATTCTCTTGGGTCTGTTAGTTTTCCTGTAACAGCAGCAGCGGCAGCCATAATCGGGCTTGCTAATAATGTTCTTGAGCCAGGACCCTGACGACCTTCAAAGTTTCTGTTTGATGTACTTACGGCATATTTTCCGGCTGGAACTTTATCATCGTTCATTGCTAAACATGCTGAACATCCAGGCTGACGTAATACAA encodes:
- a CDS encoding RNA recognition motif domain-containing protein, with product MNIFVGSLPFSIEEADLRESFEAYGAVDSVKIITDKFTGRSKGFGFVEMPNDAEAQKAIDELNGATVQGRAIVVNKSEPKPEGERRSFNNNSRGGDSRGGYGGGNSRGGNDRGGNRGGY
- the leuB gene encoding 3-isopropylmalate dehydrogenase; its protein translation is MKFNIALLAGDGIGPEVINEAVKVSDAIAKKFNHEITWTPALTGAAAIDAVGVPYPDETHEVCMKADAVLFGAIGHPKYDNDPSAPVRPEQGLLLMRKKLGLFANVRPTFTFPSLIDNSPLKRERIEGTDLVFLRELTGGIYFGEKGRRDDGETAFDNCVYTRAEVQRLAKKGFELAMTRSKKLCCVDKANVLETSRLWRETVQAMEKEYPEVTVSYEFVDAVAMRLVQWPNSYDVLITENLFGDILTDEASVISGSMGLMPSASVGEHTSLYEPIHGSYPQATGLNIANPLATILSAAMMFEDAFGLKDEAEAIRAVVNKSLEQGIVTEDLATKGSKAYKTSEVGDWLVENL
- a CDS encoding alpha-isopropylmalate synthase regulatory domain-containing protein; this translates as MEKRKIEIMDTTLRDGEQTSGVSFSAAEKLTIAQLLLEELNIDRIEIASARVSEGEFQAVKGITSWATEKGYTNRIEVLSFVDGGVSIEWLKKAGAKVQNLLTKGSMNHLTHQLKKTPEQHFSEIAEIIALAKENNIDTNVYLEDWSNGMRNSPEYVFQFLDFLSTQPVKRILLPDTLGVLIPSLTFEFISKIRAKYPNIHFDFHAHNDYDLSIANVMEAVKAGINGLHVTVNGMGERAGNAPLESTVAVINDYLPEVSINIKETSLYTVSKLVETFTGYRIPANKPIVGDNVFTQTAGIHADGDNKNNLYFNDLLPERFGRKRKYALGKTSGKANIEKNLQELGLKLNQEDLKLVTQRIIELGDKKETVTKEDLPYIISDVLDSHTYQDKITIESYVLMHSKGMRPSTTLLLKIDDEIIEESAQGDGQFDAFMNALSKIYKSKKLTLPKLIDYAVRIPPGSSSDALCETIITWTNNGKEFKTRGLDSDQTVAAIIATQKMLNVIP
- a CDS encoding methyltransferase domain-containing protein; the encoded protein is MKGNKHIERDENATKIFNDRSLAKNYRNLTQILQPGITVLDIGCGTGSISRDIANNIGPNGKVIAIDNTENFIKSGQESYESVANLELIAVDLFDYNPDIKFDLIISARTLQWLSNPKEALIKMKSLLKPNGQISILDYDHTNLIWNPLPPESMQEFYKTFLKWRADAGMNNKIGEDLPLLLKEAGFHSIEKINSDEVYLQEDADFKSKVGIWSKVAGSRQMVEEGYLEDELRLKAIEEYNDWIENSALSMTMKLNEVRGKI
- the leuD gene encoding 3-isopropylmalate dehydratase small subunit; protein product: MAYDKFNILTSSAVPLPIENVDTDQIIPARFLKATKREGFGDNLFRDWRYNGDDSPKADFVLNNSTYSGKILVGGKNFGSGSSREHAAWAVYDYGFRAVVSSFFADIFKGNCLNIGVLPVQVSPEFADTIFKAIEADPNTQLEINLPNQTITLLATGQSESFAINGYKKNNMINGFDDIDYLQNIKEDIVAFADKLPY